A window from Mogibacterium neglectum encodes these proteins:
- a CDS encoding TadE/TadG family type IV pilus assembly protein, giving the protein MKLMIHTGKKINNKRGSYIVEATLILPIFMIAIMVMSSIISAYSCIEDANYVSANYLRRSAAVASKVNIHKLVPYQIHKELSSNHSQVDGILVNSLAYRKPLLGIDEIIYIDADMRLNTKNPIGFKAEAKYRLKTITRAYVGRVRDDTHMTVDDLTGEGDKAVFIFPKRGEKYHNQGCMYMHSKVKSATLTPRFIKEYDPCPVCKSKRAKAGAYVYYYPVEGECYHMAGCRVMERNYVEITKKIAERRGYTPCSKCGG; this is encoded by the coding sequence ATGAAGTTGATGATTCATACAGGTAAAAAAATCAATAATAAAAGGGGAAGTTACATTGTTGAGGCGACGTTAATTCTGCCGATTTTCATGATTGCAATTATGGTTATGAGCTCTATTATTTCTGCCTACAGTTGTATTGAAGATGCAAATTATGTATCTGCTAATTATTTAAGAAGATCGGCAGCGGTTGCCTCAAAGGTCAATATCCACAAATTAGTTCCTTATCAAATTCATAAGGAACTAAGCTCAAACCATTCTCAGGTTGACGGAATTTTAGTGAATTCATTAGCTTATAGAAAGCCTCTTCTTGGAATTGATGAAATCATATATATAGATGCAGATATGAGATTAAATACTAAAAATCCAATTGGTTTTAAGGCAGAGGCAAAATATAGGCTTAAGACAATAACGCGTGCGTATGTTGGGCGTGTGAGAGATGATACCCACATGACGGTTGACGATCTAACAGGGGAGGGAGATAAGGCGGTATTTATTTTTCCAAAGCGTGGAGAGAAGTATCACAATCAAGGGTGTATGTATATGCACTCTAAAGTAAAGTCAGCTACGTTAACTCCAAGGTTTATAAAAGAATATGATCCATGTCCAGTTTGCAAGAGTAAAAGAGCGAAGGCTGGAGCATATGTGTATTACTATCCTGTCGAAGGTGAATGCTACCACATGGCAGGTTGCAGAGTTATGGAAAGAAATTATGTAGAGATAACAAAGAAAATTGCAGAAAGACGCGGATATACACCGTGTTCAAAGTGTGGAGGTTAG